CTCCGGCCGTCGCTCGACCGGCTCGACGGCCCGGTGCGCCTGGTGCTCGGCCGCCACGAGGAGCACGACTTCGCCGCGGCCGACCTGGTGATCAAGAATCCCGGCGTGCCGGCCGGTTCACGCTTCCTGAACGCCGCCCGGCGGGCCGGTTCGGCGGTGGAGAATGACATCTCCCTGTTCCTCCGCCTGCACCCGGACGCCCCGGTGGCTGCCGTGACCGGCAGCAAGGGCAAGTCGACGACGGCGTCCGCCCTGCACCACGCACTGCGCCGCTGGCACCCCGACGCGCGCCTCGGCGGCAACATTACCGTGTCGCCGCTCGCGTTCGCCGACCGTCTCGCACCCGGAACGCCGGTGGTGCTGGAACTCTCCTCCTGGCAACTCGGCGACCTGCCGGATCCGGCCCTGCTGCGCGCGCGGGTGGCGGTGTTGACCAACATCCTGCCCGACCACCAGGACCGCTATCGTTCGATGCGCGCCTACGCGGCGGACAAGCTGCGGGTGTTCGCCGGGCAGGGCACGGTCGACCGGGCGCTGTTCGGCCCGGACACCTGGCACTGGGTCGAGACGCCGCCGGCGGCCCCGGTCTGGCACCTGGCGGACGGGAGGTTGCCCGGCGGGTACGCGGGGGCGGAAGTGGACGGCGGCCTGCTGCGGCTGCGTGACCCCGACATCGGCGAGGTGGACGCGCCGGCACTGCCGGGCGGGCGGCTGCCCGGCCGCCACAACCTGCTCAACCTGGCGGCGGCGGCGCTCGCCGCGGCCGCCCTGGCAGGCATACACGAGCTGCCGGCGGCGGTGGCCGCGCTGGCCGACTTCGGCGGCCTCGAACACCGCCTGGAGAGCGTTGCCGTGTGGCACGGCATCCACGTCGTCAACGACTCGGCGGCCACCATGCCGCATGCGACCGCGGCCGCCCTGGCGGCGTTTCCGGCGCCCGTGACCCTGATTGCCGGGGGCAACGA
The genomic region above belongs to Spirochaetaceae bacterium and contains:
- the murD gene encoding UDP-N-acetylmuramoyl-L-alanine--D-glutamate ligase yields the protein MRTRSGHGAAITSAADLRGMRATVMGLGLHGGGLAAAQFLVRHGARVTVTDLRDETVLRPSLDRLDGPVRLVLGRHEEHDFAAADLVIKNPGVPAGSRFLNAARRAGSAVENDISLFLRLHPDAPVAAVTGSKGKSTTASALHHALRRWHPDARLGGNITVSPLAFADRLAPGTPVVLELSSWQLGDLPDPALLRARVAVLTNILPDHQDRYRSMRAYAADKLRVFAGQGTVDRALFGPDTWHWVETPPAAPVWHLADGRLPGGYAGAEVDGGLLRLRDPDIGEVDAPALPGGRLPGRHNLLNLAAAALAAAALAGIHELPAAVAALADFGGLEHRLESVAVWHGIHVVNDSAATMPHATAAALAAFPAPVTLIAGGNDKRLEFGGLRAALGPVETVVLLAGTATGKLAAALAGSGVAIRGPFGDLRDAVREAFAATRAGGTLLFSPGATSFGMFAHEFARGAEFKQVVRECTAGGAGC